Proteins co-encoded in one Streptomyces sp. SLBN-31 genomic window:
- the pglW gene encoding BREX system serine/threonine kinase PglW — MREGRWVTVTESEFDHERRGLEAIREKLPDSDPWRAWSNFTFTANTGHVREVDLLVVAPGGVCMVELKDWHGSVTSENGTWVQTTPGGRRRTHGNPLHLVNRKAKELAGLLALPGSKRVWVAEAVCFTDSSLRVRLPAHDQNGVYTVHQLVEMLGQPPRDERRRITAIGSREIEAALKNIGIRKSDAQYKVGPYELERKSFDSGPTWADYLARHSDLPEAARVRIYLSERGSDASLRQSVENAARREAAVLGRFKHPGAVELKQYFPSGHAAGPALIFDYHPATLKLDEYLVQYGEKLDILGRMALVRQLAETMRSAHSSRIHHRALAARSVLVVPRPRGGKGRAVGEETAWLTPQLQISDWQIATQRSGDSSQGQGMTRFAPTALSAMHLADDADAYLAPELTALNPDPVYLDVYGLGVLTYLLVTGKAPAASQAELLARLEAGEGLRPSSLVDGLSEDVDDLVQAATAYRPGQRLSSVDEFLELLEVVEDSLTAPATTATGAEGPSDEDTTPVDKDPLEAVAGDVFASRWEIRRRLGTGSTSRAFLVRDLEAEARRTRPLAVLKVALSDNRGEILAREADAMGRLRPHSGIIRLVEPEPLHIAGRTVLALEYVGDERDDNGQGTEAGSRPRRREETVARQLRENGRLQVDQLEAYGDYLFGAVDFLEGEGVWHRDIKPDNIAIRIRPNRTRELVLIDFSLAGYPAKNTDAGTDGYLDPFVDVITRGSYDSHAERYAVAVTLHQMASGELPKWGDGSLPPRMTDAKEWPYPTIAAEAFDPAVRDGLVAFFQKALHRDAAKRYPELKPMRDAWRKVFLDASQTVPSGHRTRSPAPAPTTTGEGLPAEGTAAVIADAEPESAEQQRDRLAAAVTRDTSLTVSGLTLAAQSFLYGLGITTVGELLDYSRRKLVNAPGLGAKTRNEVQQRQREWGERLREIPVSPLTPKGRAEAKEELDQLTAAESALVGHLATGESAGALPARTLRSVSLDTLATIFVPAVNNNGSNRNKAEMVRLLLRLPDEHGVLPDIGVWPKQKDVADALALSHGRIPQMLKEERKRWKAEPAVQALREEIIDLLVSMGRVASAVEIADALAVRRGTHLAGREQRRAMALAAVRAVVEVEQLVPQEAEFQHQPNRKATDESLGAGLLALDVRENDGPDTPTAPGLLEYATRLGRTADRLAKLDTLPTAATVLAELGALTVPPGAVNWDERRMVELAAAASVNAAATPRLEIYPRDLSLVRALRLTQAGLVRWIPGMPEGQQPGLTGEAVHERVRARFPEMVVPDGRGGTHHELPTGGPLTKALRDAGFELSLSMHEREGVLRYLPTRVDDASSYLTTGAWRQSTRTGAVTRYADDPQLAGAVRAEERLLASARRDGYRVLTVRQQLVRDAVRELGAERLGTEAVSVTELFLEALHAQVTPGTKPTWETLLKADAAEPGSKGAVRFAEFTRTAWGAVEPRIAELLGNGGGGGSGPVGPVLLTEAGVFARYDAMGVLDRLASAARRGGRGLWLLVPQSDPSREPRLGQVAVPYQAGLGEWIQLPDTWVGNAHRGSGEVVASASGVEGDVK; from the coding sequence ATGCGGGAAGGCCGGTGGGTCACGGTCACCGAGTCCGAGTTCGATCATGAACGCCGCGGCCTGGAGGCGATCCGGGAGAAGCTGCCGGACTCCGACCCCTGGCGTGCCTGGTCGAACTTCACCTTCACCGCGAACACCGGCCACGTCCGCGAGGTGGACCTGCTGGTCGTCGCCCCCGGCGGCGTCTGCATGGTCGAGCTGAAGGACTGGCACGGCTCGGTGACCTCGGAGAACGGCACCTGGGTCCAGACCACGCCCGGCGGTCGTCGCCGTACGCACGGCAACCCGCTGCACCTGGTCAACCGCAAGGCCAAGGAACTGGCCGGCCTGCTCGCGCTGCCCGGGAGCAAGCGGGTCTGGGTCGCCGAGGCCGTCTGCTTCACGGACAGCAGCCTTCGCGTACGGCTGCCCGCTCACGACCAGAACGGCGTCTACACCGTCCACCAGCTGGTCGAGATGCTGGGGCAGCCCCCGCGCGACGAGCGGCGCCGCATCACGGCGATCGGCTCACGCGAGATCGAGGCGGCCCTCAAGAACATCGGCATCCGCAAGAGCGACGCGCAGTACAAGGTCGGCCCGTACGAGCTGGAGCGGAAGTCCTTCGACTCCGGGCCCACCTGGGCGGACTACCTCGCCCGCCACAGCGACCTCCCCGAGGCCGCCCGCGTCCGCATCTACCTCAGCGAGCGCGGCTCCGACGCCTCCCTGCGCCAGTCCGTGGAGAACGCCGCCCGGCGCGAGGCCGCGGTGCTGGGCCGCTTCAAGCACCCGGGCGCGGTCGAACTCAAGCAGTACTTCCCCTCCGGGCACGCCGCCGGCCCGGCGCTGATCTTCGACTACCACCCGGCCACCCTGAAGCTCGACGAGTACCTGGTCCAGTACGGCGAGAAGCTGGACATCCTCGGCCGGATGGCGCTGGTCCGCCAGCTCGCCGAGACCATGCGCTCCGCGCACTCCAGCCGCATCCACCACCGGGCGCTCGCCGCCCGCTCCGTGCTCGTCGTCCCCCGGCCGCGCGGCGGTAAGGGCCGGGCCGTGGGGGAGGAGACCGCCTGGCTCACCCCGCAGCTGCAGATCTCCGACTGGCAGATCGCCACCCAGCGCAGCGGCGACTCCTCCCAGGGCCAGGGCATGACCCGCTTCGCGCCGACCGCCCTGTCCGCGATGCACCTGGCCGACGACGCCGACGCCTACCTCGCCCCCGAGCTCACCGCGCTCAACCCCGACCCGGTCTACCTCGACGTGTACGGGCTCGGCGTCCTCACGTACCTGCTGGTCACCGGCAAGGCCCCGGCCGCCAGCCAGGCCGAGCTGCTGGCCCGCCTGGAGGCGGGCGAGGGCCTGCGCCCCAGCTCCCTGGTGGACGGCCTGTCGGAGGACGTCGACGACCTGGTGCAGGCCGCCACCGCCTACCGTCCGGGTCAACGCCTCTCCAGCGTGGACGAGTTCCTGGAGCTGCTCGAGGTCGTCGAGGACTCCCTGACCGCCCCGGCCACGACAGCCACCGGTGCGGAGGGGCCGAGCGACGAGGACACGACGCCCGTCGACAAGGACCCGCTGGAGGCCGTCGCCGGTGACGTGTTCGCCAGCCGGTGGGAGATCCGACGCCGCCTCGGCACCGGCTCCACCAGCCGCGCCTTCCTCGTCCGCGACCTTGAGGCCGAGGCCCGCAGGACCCGCCCGCTGGCCGTGCTGAAGGTCGCCCTCTCCGACAACCGCGGCGAGATCCTGGCCCGCGAGGCCGACGCCATGGGCCGCCTGCGCCCCCACTCAGGCATCATCCGCCTCGTCGAACCGGAGCCGCTGCACATCGCCGGCCGTACGGTCCTGGCGCTGGAGTACGTCGGTGACGAGCGCGACGACAACGGGCAGGGCACCGAGGCCGGGTCCCGCCCGCGCCGCCGTGAGGAGACCGTCGCCCGCCAGCTCCGCGAGAACGGCCGCCTCCAGGTCGACCAGTTGGAGGCGTACGGCGACTACCTCTTCGGCGCCGTCGACTTCCTGGAGGGCGAGGGCGTCTGGCACCGCGACATCAAGCCGGACAACATCGCCATCCGCATCCGCCCCAACCGCACCCGCGAACTCGTCCTCATCGACTTCTCCCTCGCCGGCTACCCGGCCAAGAACACCGACGCGGGCACCGACGGCTACCTCGACCCCTTCGTCGACGTCATCACCCGCGGCTCGTACGACTCGCACGCCGAGCGGTACGCCGTCGCCGTCACCCTGCACCAGATGGCCTCCGGCGAGCTGCCCAAGTGGGGCGACGGCAGCCTCCCGCCCCGCATGACCGACGCGAAGGAATGGCCGTACCCGACCATCGCGGCCGAGGCCTTCGACCCGGCCGTACGGGACGGTCTCGTCGCCTTCTTCCAGAAGGCCCTGCACCGCGACGCGGCCAAGCGGTACCCCGAGCTGAAGCCGATGCGGGACGCCTGGCGCAAGGTCTTCCTCGACGCCTCCCAGACCGTCCCGTCCGGCCACCGCACCCGCTCCCCGGCCCCCGCGCCTACGACCACGGGGGAAGGGCTGCCCGCCGAGGGCACCGCCGCGGTGATCGCGGACGCCGAGCCCGAGAGCGCCGAGCAGCAGCGCGACCGCCTCGCCGCCGCGGTCACCCGCGACACCTCACTGACCGTTTCCGGCCTCACGCTCGCCGCGCAGTCCTTCCTGTACGGCCTGGGCATCACGACGGTCGGCGAACTGCTCGACTACAGCCGCCGCAAGCTCGTCAACGCCCCCGGCCTGGGCGCCAAGACCCGCAACGAGGTCCAGCAACGGCAGCGCGAGTGGGGCGAACGGCTGCGCGAGATCCCCGTCTCGCCTCTCACACCGAAGGGCCGCGCGGAGGCCAAGGAGGAGCTGGACCAGCTCACGGCCGCCGAGTCGGCCTTGGTGGGCCACCTCGCAACGGGCGAGTCGGCGGGCGCGCTGCCCGCCCGCACACTGCGCTCCGTCAGCCTCGACACCCTCGCCACCATCTTCGTACCCGCCGTCAACAACAACGGCTCCAACCGCAACAAGGCGGAGATGGTACGGCTGTTGCTGCGCCTGCCCGACGAGCACGGCGTGCTGCCGGACATCGGCGTCTGGCCGAAGCAGAAGGACGTCGCCGACGCGCTCGCCCTGAGCCACGGCCGCATCCCGCAGATGCTCAAGGAGGAGCGCAAGCGTTGGAAGGCGGAACCCGCGGTCCAGGCACTGCGCGAGGAGATCATCGACCTGCTCGTGAGCATGGGGCGGGTCGCCTCGGCGGTGGAGATCGCGGACGCCTTGGCGGTCCGGCGCGGCACGCATCTCGCGGGGCGTGAGCAGCGGCGGGCGATGGCGCTGGCGGCCGTGCGGGCCGTGGTCGAGGTGGAGCAACTGGTGCCGCAGGAGGCCGAGTTCCAGCACCAGCCCAACCGCAAGGCGACGGACGAGTCCCTGGGCGCCGGCCTGCTCGCGCTCGACGTACGGGAGAACGACGGTCCGGATACCCCGACTGCGCCGGGCCTGCTGGAGTACGCGACCCGTCTCGGCCGTACGGCCGACCGGCTGGCCAAGCTGGACACCCTGCCGACGGCCGCGACTGTGCTGGCCGAGCTGGGCGCGCTGACGGTGCCGCCAGGCGCGGTGAACTGGGACGAGCGGCGCATGGTGGAGCTGGCGGCGGCGGCATCCGTGAACGCCGCCGCCACTCCGCGCCTGGAGATCTACCCGCGCGACCTGTCGCTCGTCCGGGCGCTGCGGCTCACCCAGGCCGGGCTCGTCCGCTGGATCCCGGGCATGCCGGAGGGACAGCAGCCAGGCCTGACCGGCGAGGCCGTGCACGAGCGGGTCCGGGCTCGCTTCCCGGAGATGGTCGTTCCTGACGGGCGTGGCGGCACGCACCACGAACTGCCGACGGGTGGCCCGCTGACCAAGGCGTTGCGCGACGCCGGCTTCGAACTGTCGCTCAGCATGCACGAACGCGAGGGCGTGCTGCGCTACTTGCCGACGCGGGTCGACGACGCGTCCAGCTACCTCACGACGGGTGCGTGGCGGCAGTCCACGCGTACGGGTGCGGTGACGCGGTACGCCGACGACCCGCAGCTCGCGGGCGCGGTGCGCGCGGAGGAACGGCTACTCGCGTCGGCTCGCCGGGACGGGTACCGGGTGCTGACCGTACGGCAGCAGTTGGTGCGGGACGCGGTGCGGGAGCTGGGCGCCGAGCGGCTGGGCACGGAAGCGGTGTCGGTGACGGAGCTGTTCCTGGAGGCCCTGCACGCGCAGGTCACGCCGGGCACCAAGCCCACCTGGGAGACCCTGCTCAAGGCGGACGCCGCCGAGCCGGGCTCGAAGGGCGCGGTGCGGTTCGCGGAGTTCACGCGGACGGCGTGGGGCGCGGTGGAGCCCCGGATCGCGGAGCTGCTGGGCAACGGTGGCGGTGGCGGGTCCGGTCCTGTCGGTCCTGTGCTGCTGACGGAGGCCGGGGTGTTCGCGCGCTACGACGCGATGGGCGTCCTGGACCGGCTTGCGTCGGCGGCCCGGCGGGGCGGGCGGGGGCTGTGGCTCCTGGTCCCGCAGAGCGACCCCTCGCGCGAGCCCCGGCTGGGGCAGGTGGCGGTGCCGTACCAGGCCGGCCTGGGGGAGTGGATTCAGCTTCCGGACACGTGGGTGGGTAACGCCCATCGGGGGTCCGGCGAGGTTGTGGCTAGTGCCAGTGGTGTCGAGGGAGACGTCAAGTGA
- a CDS encoding DUF6408 family protein, with protein sequence MNPVEYKPARRDRIRQILVDVAVGVITNLLVTALTVVARLVF encoded by the coding sequence ATGAACCCCGTTGAGTACAAGCCTGCACGTCGTGACCGGATTCGTCAGATTCTGGTCGACGTCGCGGTAGGAGTCATCACCAATCTGCTGGTGACGGCGCTGACCGTGGTAGCGCGCCTGGTCTTCTGA